The Faecalibaculum rodentium genome segment CACCTGACAAGCCTGGAGATAGCGCGGCATCTGGTCCGTTGGCCCGAGGGCCCGGATCTGCGGACCTGGGTATTTTTCGTGAATGGATTTCTGCAGTTCTTCGTTGCTGCCGGTGAGCACCAGAAGCACAGTGTCCGGGTGTTCCTCCAGGACAGGCAGCAGAGTCCGGATCATGCCGTCGAGCCCGAATCCCATGGAGCCGCCGGAGAGCAGGATGTGACGCTTTGCGGGATCCAGCCCCAGCCACCGGCAGGCGTCGGGGCGGCTCATGCGGCTCTGGAAGGCTTCATTGACGGGGATCCCGTAGGGCAGGATCTTCCATTCGGGCAGTCCCGCAGCCACAAAGCTCTGGACAATGTCCTTGTGCCCCACAATGTAGCGGTCGGCCTGGACTTCCTGTGTAAAGGGAATCGAGGTGTAGTCCGTGGCGATATAGATCACCGGCGGCAGTTTCATGCCCTCATTCCGGAGCATCGTCAGCATTTCTCCCGCAAAGACGTGTGTGGTCACGATGACATCCGGCTGGCTTTTCTCCAGATACTGCTTCAGCGTCCTGGCCGTTTTTCGCTGAAACAGGTAGACCGGGGAATGATGGGGCAGGTGCTCCTGCAGTTTCGTGTAGGCTTCCCCGAGTTTGTACACCACGCCGAACAGCCGCGGGACGGTCCGGACAAAGTCCACATAAAACCGGCCGACTTTGTCCGCCACTGCCTGCCCCTGCAGACTGTAGGGGTCCAGCAGGATCGCATGATGTCCCTGCCTGGACAGGGCATCCTGAACGGCTTTGGCCGCCGCATTGTGGCCTCCTCCGGTGGAGCAGGACAGGATCAGTGCTTCCATAACAGGTGTACCTCCAGGATTCCGGCTTCGCGGTGTTTCAGCGCGAGATTTGTGAGCACGCAGAGGGAAAGCAGGAGGCATCCCGCGGTCAGCATCGGTGGCAGGCCAGAGAGACACGCGCCTGCGGGGAATGCGGTAAACGCCACCAGTGTCCGGTAGTAGTGGGAATCCACCACCAGGATCAGGGAAAAAAACAGGAAACAGGCTGCGAGCAGCAGCACCGGACGCCAGTCGGGGACCAGCCCCAGCAGGACACTGAAGCTCACGGTGATGCCTTTGCCGCCGGAGAAATGCCGGAAGGCTGGCCACAGTGTTCCCATGACGGGAGCGGCCATGACCAGCGGCAGCAGGGTATTCTCTTTCCAGCCGGGGGTCGTCATGCGCCAGAGAAACAGAGGCAGGGCACCTTTTAGAAGGTCGCCTGCCAGGGTGAACAGGCCGACGGCAAACCCGCCGTTCTGGAAGGCATTGAACACACCCGGATTTCCATCGGGGGACAGCTTTGTGATGTCCGGCACCTGAAACAGCTGGCAGGCGAGCTGAGAATATAATATGCACCCGGAGAGATACCCCAGGATGATCCACAAGATGGTATTAGACATGGGACTCCTTTCGGGTTTATGATAACAAACCGGCCGCTGTGAGACTTCTGTCACGATTCTGGCGGTGGCCGGAACCATCGGCAGAGAGAGGACCGGCCGGGCATGAAACGAAATGCGGAGCATGAAAAAAAAGACCTGTGCGGTCTTTTTCTCCATCGGGGGCTGCAGCCTTCAGGCAGCGGGTTCTTCTTCAGTCATTTTGCGGCCACGGAAGCCGGTGACAGTTTCCGCAATCAGCGATAATTCCTCCATGGGGGCGTTTTCCGTCATGACCACGAGAATGTACGTGCCGCCATCCGGTTCCATCACGATGGCGCCGTCATGATACAGCCCGTCCGCCCAGCCGGTTTTGTGCGCCACGGTGACTTCTGCCGGCAGTCCCTGGACCAGGGCTTTGTCGTCTTCACATCGGGTGAGCCGTTCGATCATCTTCCCGCGGATCTCTTCATCCGGCCAGTTGTGGATGTACCGCAAGATTTTCCCCATGTCTTCGGCGGTCGCGGTATTGTCCGGCAGGTCCGGGTCGCCTTCAAAATAGGCATCCCCCGGAAGCAGTCCGTGGTTGACCACGGTATTCCGGGTACCTGCGGCTTCGAGTATGTGTTGTATGCGGTCGGAGCCGGCGAGCTGTGCCAGTACGTTGTAGGAGGTGTTGTCGCTGATCTCGATCATGGCATCGAGCATATCCGAGACTTCCTCTTCCTGGATCTCGCTGTCGGCAATCGCATCATAGACCGCCGCAAGACACACGAGTTTCACCATGCTGCAGGGATAGTAGCTGGCGGGATACAGGGACAGGATGTCGCCGGACTCCAGGTCCTCGTAATAAATGGAAATGAATTCATTGGGGGGTGTGCCGGCCAGGTCTGCACCGGATCTGTCCGCATCCTGGACCAAGTCCATCAGCGCCTGCTGGAGCAGGACGGTGTCCTGGCCCACGACCACTTCCGACAGGCTGGGGTTCTCTGTGACACGGGGCAGTTCTGTGGGCGGATCATAAACCCGCCCCGCTGTTCCGCAGCCGGCCAGGAGCGTCAGGACAAGTGCGGTGCACAATGTCTTTCTGATTGTTTGTGGCTGGTTTCTCATTTCATCACCCCGTCCGGATCTGTCCGGCTGTCCTGCAGCCACCTGGCGCAAAACGCCGCAGGCCCGGTCCAGCCGGGATCCGGGTCTGCTGTGGATCTTGTATGCATCAGTCAGTCTGCCTGCAGGTCCAGTTCTCTGACGGCATCCCGCAGCTGATCCAGTGCCTGCTTGAGCACGGATCTGGGACATGCAACGTTGAACCGCTCGAAGCCCGCTCCGGCCTGGCCGAAGATCACGCCTTCGTCCAGCAGCAGCCGGGCTTTCTCTTTCATGAAGGTCTCCAGCTGTGAGGCGTCCATGCCCAGGGCACGGCAGTCCACCCATGCCAGGTAGGTGCCTTGAGGTTCGATCATCTGCAGCTGCGGGAGTTCAGTCAAGAGATAGTTTTTCATGAACCGGAAGTTGCTGTCAATATAGGCGTTGAGGGAATCCACCCAGTCATCCCCGAATGTATACGCTGCCCGGCAGGCATCGATCCCGAAGATGTTGGGATTGCCGGCTCCGTTGCGGTCCATGACCAGCGCAAAGGCCTTGCGCATGTCGTCATTGGCAATCAGGATGTTGGACGTCCAGAGGGCGGCAAGATTGAAGGTCTTGGATGGCGCGGTGCAGAGAATTGACCAGTCCCTGGCATCCGGAGCCGCGTTCCAGAACGGGACCATCCTGACACCCGGGCGGATGAAATCTCCGTGGATTTCGTCGCTGACCACCTTTACGTCATATCTGCGGCAGGCATCCGCGATTTTCTCCTGTTCCTGTCTGGTCCAGACTTTGCCTGCCGGGTTGTGCGGGTTGCAGAACAGCAGAAGTTTCGCCCCGTCCAGCTTGCGGAGTTCCTCGTCCTCCAGGATATACTGCCCATCGCGAAGTGTGAGGGACAGCGGCCGGACGATCCTGCCGTTTCCTTCAATGGATTTGTAGAAAGGATAGTAAACCGGGGTGATCACCGCCACTTCATCCCCCGGTTCGGTCCATGCCTGGATGGCGGTTTTCAGGGCCGTCACCACGCCATTGGAGCACTGGATCCACTCCGGACGGATCTCCAGGTCGTGCCGGCGTTTCATCCACCCGCAGACTGCCTCGCGGTAGGAGTCATCCGGCCAGGCATAGCCGAAGATGCCATGCTGTACGCGGTGCCCGAGGGCTTCCTGGATTTCGGGAAGCACTGCAAAATCCATGTCGGCGATCCACATCGGCAGGATATCGGGGTGTGGTGTGCCATCCCATTTGGCACTGTTGGTGCCTCTGCGTTCATGAATCACATCGAAATCGTACGTTTGTTCCCGGTCGTCTTCTTTCATTTCATAATCCCTTTCTGATTTACTTTTTTGGTTTCGGTTCTTTCTTCTGGTCTTTCTCTTTGTCTGCGGCAGCAATCACCGCAGCAGGATGTACACAAAGTAGCCCAGATAGAGCCCCAGGAACAGCCATCCGCGGGGGCGGTTCATCTTGTCCGACCGCCAGGCCATGACCACGATCAGCAGCGCCACAGCCAGCAGGATGCAGATGTCGATCATGTTCTCCGGCACCACGGCAATGGGATGGATCGCGCTGGAGAGACCGAGAATGAACCCGATGTTCATGATGTTCGATCCCAGGGCATTGCCGATGGACAGTCCGGCTTCTCCCTTTTTCGCTGCCACCACACTGGTGACCAGCTCCGGCAAAGACGTGCCGATGGCCACGATCGTCAGCCCGACAAGCGCCTCGCTCCAGCCCCAGCTCAGGGCAATGGCTCTGGCAGCATTGACGGTCATGTCGCCCCCGAAAATGATGCAGGCCACGCCCACTGCAATGAGCAGCAGGATTTTCCACACCGGCGTCTCGTTGGCCGGGGCATCCTGCGTGGCTTTCCGGCTGGCCATCGCAGCGCGCACCAGGATCACCAGGTAGAGCGCCAGGGCCGCAAGCAGGATCACGCCCCGAAAACGGGTCAGCGTCCCGCCAATGCACAGCACGGCAAGCAGAGCCGTCATCCCCAGGTTCCAGGTCGTGTCGCGGTACCGGATTTCCCGTCCCATGACAAAGGGGGCGATCAGGGCACTGCAGCCAACCACCACCAGGGTGTTGAACAGGTTGCTGCCAACGACATTGGACAGCGCGAGGGCGTTGCTGCCCTGTATGGCGGCGTTCAGGCTCACCGAAAGCTCGGGCAGGGACGTGCCCAGGCTGACGATGGTCAGGCCCACGATCACGGTGGGGATCCGCATTCGTGCGGCGGCACCGGCTGCACCGTCCACAAACCAGTCAGCGCCTTTGATCAGCAGGGCAAAGCCGGCAATCAGCAGAAGGTATTCCATCAGACACCCAGCCTTTCCAGTCCCTGGACGATGCCGTTGTCGGCATTGGACGCGGTTTCGTACCTGGCTTTCGCCTTGACGAAGTCCCGGGCATTGGCCATGGCAAAGCTGTCATCCACGACCTCGAACATTGACACGTCGTTCTCTCCGTCCCCGAAGGCCACGACTTCGTCTTTGTTCCAGCCCTTCATCTCCATGAGGCGTTTCAGGGTCTTGCCCTTGGAGTAGCCCTTGGGCAGGATTTCGAGCTGCCGCGGGCAGGTGCGGAAAATCTCGAACCGGTCTCCGTATTTGCGGATCAGAAAGTCGTAGATTTCCCTGATTTTATCTTCATCCTGCATGAGCTGGATCTTGTTGATGGGCCGGTTGATTTCCTCTGCGCTGTGCACGAAGGTCTGGTTGGGGTAGCCGCTGCGCAGGTCCGCCAGCCAGTCCCAGGGCCCGGCTGTCCAGGGAAAGTCGTCGGGGAGGTTCCGCTCTTTGCGCAGCTGTTCCTTTTTCCGGCGGATGTCTTCGTCAAAATAATCGAAGAAGCCGTCGTCAAAGCAGGCCTGGGCCTCGCAGTTGAGATGCATGAGGTCAGTATAGACTTCTCGGATCTCCGAGGGGTCCATCCGCCGCAGAACCTCACGCTCACCGGCGCCCATGTCGTACAGGGAAATGCCATCCACTTCAATGAGATAGCCGCCATTGGCTGCCATGTCCAGTTGGTCGGCGTAAGGAAGAAGCCTGGTATAGCTTCGCCCGGAGGCCAGGATCAGGGTCACTCCCTGCCGTTCCAGCTCCAGGAGCTTCTGTTTCGTTTCCGGAAGGATATGATCGCCCGGGGCCAGCAGGGTCCCGTCCATATCCATGATGATCGCTTTCAGCATTGCATTCACCTCAGGGAAATTATGACGAGATTGTGGTTTTTTTTCAACGAAAGTTGTTTGACACCCGCGTAAGTCGATGGTATTCTAATAGAGCAGTTGAGGAAATGCCTGAATAGCTCAGTCGGTAGAGCATCCGGCTGTTAACCGGCAGGTCACAAGTTCGAGTCTTGTTTCAGGCGCCATTTAGACACTGCACAGGGCCGCATAATGCGGCTCTGTTTACAGGGTACAGAGACCTTAATTTGCATCATACAAAAAGCACGAGCGCTCTTATAAGATGCAAAAAGCTACTGGTAGTGACCAGTAGCATATCGTGAGAAATTCTTGCTTGATTTGCGAGGTCAAACAAGATAAAATCAAAACGAACAAGGTTACTGTTCACTATTAAAAAAAGGTTGCTGGGCGGGCCGCCTTTTTTTTGCTTTTTGCTCTTGCAATCATTCTACACCGGATAAGATAAAAAATAAAACGACTGAGATACAATTTCTCAGTCATGTAACTCATAAAAATTATAGAACTCTTTTGAATTCGACTTGATGATGTTTTTTTGTGAACGGATCAAACACTATTTTGGCCACGGTCGATTGAACAAACTGGAACTTCAATAAGGGATCTGATTTGTGGAATGTATCTTTACTTAATGAAGCGATACTCCATCCTTTTTTTAGATTTGCCATTTGGTCAGATAGGCTCTCCATGGCCAATGCAAAAGCTTGCTGTGAAAGTTCGCGGTTTTGATA includes the following:
- a CDS encoding MalY/PatB family protein — protein: MKEDDREQTYDFDVIHERRGTNSAKWDGTPHPDILPMWIADMDFAVLPEIQEALGHRVQHGIFGYAWPDDSYREAVCGWMKRRHDLEIRPEWIQCSNGVVTALKTAIQAWTEPGDEVAVITPVYYPFYKSIEGNGRIVRPLSLTLRDGQYILEDEELRKLDGAKLLLFCNPHNPAGKVWTRQEQEKIADACRRYDVKVVSDEIHGDFIRPGVRMVPFWNAAPDARDWSILCTAPSKTFNLAALWTSNILIANDDMRKAFALVMDRNGAGNPNIFGIDACRAAYTFGDDWVDSLNAYIDSNFRFMKNYLLTELPQLQMIEPQGTYLAWVDCRALGMDASQLETFMKEKARLLLDEGVIFGQAGAGFERFNVACPRSVLKQALDQLRDAVRELDLQAD
- a CDS encoding calcium/sodium antiporter: MEYLLLIAGFALLIKGADWFVDGAAGAAARMRIPTVIVGLTIVSLGTSLPELSVSLNAAIQGSNALALSNVVGSNLFNTLVVVGCSALIAPFVMGREIRYRDTTWNLGMTALLAVLCIGGTLTRFRGVILLAALALYLVILVRAAMASRKATQDAPANETPVWKILLLIAVGVACIIFGGDMTVNAARAIALSWGWSEALVGLTIVAIGTSLPELVTSVVAAKKGEAGLSIGNALGSNIMNIGFILGLSSAIHPIAVVPENMIDICILLAVALLIVVMAWRSDKMNRPRGWLFLGLYLGYFVYILLR
- a CDS encoding serine hydrolase; this encodes MRNQPQTIRKTLCTALVLTLLAGCGTAGRVYDPPTELPRVTENPSLSEVVVGQDTVLLQQALMDLVQDADRSGADLAGTPPNEFISIYYEDLESGDILSLYPASYYPCSMVKLVCLAAVYDAIADSEIQEEEVSDMLDAMIEISDNTSYNVLAQLAGSDRIQHILEAAGTRNTVVNHGLLPGDAYFEGDPDLPDNTATAEDMGKILRYIHNWPDEEIRGKMIERLTRCEDDKALVQGLPAEVTVAHKTGWADGLYHDGAIVMEPDGGTYILVVMTENAPMEELSLIAETVTGFRGRKMTEEEPAA
- a CDS encoding Cof-type HAD-IIB family hydrolase, whose translation is MLKAIIMDMDGTLLAPGDHILPETKQKLLELERQGVTLILASGRSYTRLLPYADQLDMAANGGYLIEVDGISLYDMGAGEREVLRRMDPSEIREVYTDLMHLNCEAQACFDDGFFDYFDEDIRRKKEQLRKERNLPDDFPWTAGPWDWLADLRSGYPNQTFVHSAEEINRPINKIQLMQDEDKIREIYDFLIRKYGDRFEIFRTCPRQLEILPKGYSKGKTLKRLMEMKGWNKDEVVAFGDGENDVSMFEVVDDSFAMANARDFVKAKARYETASNADNGIVQGLERLGV
- a CDS encoding glycerol-3-phosphate acyltransferase, producing the protein MSNTILWIILGYLSGCILYSQLACQLFQVPDITKLSPDGNPGVFNAFQNGGFAVGLFTLAGDLLKGALPLFLWRMTTPGWKENTLLPLVMAAPVMGTLWPAFRHFSGGKGITVSFSVLLGLVPDWRPVLLLAACFLFFSLILVVDSHYYRTLVAFTAFPAGACLSGLPPMLTAGCLLLSLCVLTNLALKHREAGILEVHLLWKH
- a CDS encoding MGDG synthase family glycosyltransferase → MEALILSCSTGGGHNAAAKAVQDALSRQGHHAILLDPYSLQGQAVADKVGRFYVDFVRTVPRLFGVVYKLGEAYTKLQEHLPHHSPVYLFQRKTARTLKQYLEKSQPDVIVTTHVFAGEMLTMLRNEGMKLPPVIYIATDYTSIPFTQEVQADRYIVGHKDIVQSFVAAGLPEWKILPYGIPVNEAFQSRMSRPDACRWLGLDPAKRHILLSGGSMGFGLDGMIRTLLPVLEEHPDTVLLVLTGSNEELQKSIHEKYPGPQIRALGPTDQMPRYLQACQVLITKPGGLSTTEACVSQIPMVLVHPIPGVETINARFFESHAMARWARDPEQDLADILREVLADPAPMEQAQATLQSNAALRTASLCSSLVRRKG